The nucleotide window CTTCAATTTGGTTTATATATTCAATAATAAAATAATAGGAACCATCATTCATCAATGATCCCGAAAAATCGCGACCATCCCAAAGAGCTTTTTGGTCATTTGTTTCATAGATTAAACTACCCCATCGGTTGTAAAAAGAAGATTTTATGATTTGAATATCTGGATTTTCAAAATCAATGAAAAACAAATCATTTTTTAAGTCGTCATTTGGAGTAAATACATTTGGAATTTGTGCAGAAAGATCGCAAGATCGAAAATTGAAATACACACTATCTTTGATTCTCTCACAGCTATTCCAAATTTCTATAGATTTCCACTGTGGCTCCTCAATGAGTAAGAAGCTGTCTTTACTTCCATCATCCCATTGAAAAGAATCTGTAAAGCTGAAATTGTAATTTACAAGATTTAGGATAAAGACCTCTCCATTGCATACTTTAATACTATCTTTTGGAAATGGGAATATAAGGCTATTAGATTGGCTTATAACAATTGAATCTGAATAGGAGCAAAAATCATTAGAGACAGTTAAAATATATGTTCCAGATTTTGAAATAGAAATTTCACTTTGATTTTCACCTGTATTCCATTGGAATTGATATAAGTCTGAAGTGGGGATTCCAATTTCCAACGTTTCCTGTGGACAAATTTCAATAATTGATTCTTCAAATTCAAAAAAAGGAACAGGATGAAAGGTAACGTCAATAGTGTCATAAGCAATTCCACAAGGTTCTGTTGATACCTGAACAAAATACTTTCCCGATTCTGTAACCACAAGAACACTATCTGTAGATCCATCATTCCATAGATAAGAGGCATGTTTCAAACTCACATTTAAAAATAAAGTATCACCTTGACAAAGATTGGTGTCTTCTCCTAATTCTACAGTAGCAAGAGGATTGACTTGCAAATAAATACTATCAGAAAATGTGCAATTGTTTCTAGTAGTATTTAGAATAATAAGCCCTTCTTGGTTGAAAGAATTTGAATATCCAATCGTCCCATCATTCCATTGATATACCACACTATCCTGAAAAGGCATTTTAAAACTAATTTGTTCGCCTTCACAGATAATGGTGTCAGACGATGAAGCATCTAATTGATAAAAGGGTTTTGGGTAGAATCCTACATTAATTGTATCATAAGTAATACAATAATATTGAATCACTTCAACAATATACACTCCTGGTGAATCCACATATCTTGAAACCCCTGTATGACCATCGTTCCATAGGTGAGGAAAAGTACCTTGATGCCCAGTAGAGAGAAATAATTGATCACCGTGGCACAGTATCGTATCATTTCCTAATTCATATTCTTGAATATACAGAGGCACCATAAGTTCAAAAGGAATACTATCTTTTCCGCAGTGATTGGAAATAATTAGGTACTCTGTTCCGAATTCAGAGTATGAGGTAGTATTAGAAGTATCACCATTTGACCACTGGTATGATAGGTTACCACCAGAGGTATTATAAGGAGTGAATGATAAGGTATCGTCTGGACATAGATATTGACCGTTTATAAAGCCTAAAGGACTTTGAAAGTTCTCAACAACAATCGTTTTAATAATTGTATCTGATTCACAAGGGTTGGTTGACGACATAAATACATCATAAATACCTGGAGTATCAAATGCATGGGTTAAGTGTTTGTTTGTCGATACTGGTGTTCCATTGATTTTCCAGATAAAATCTGTTGGATAGTTCGGTGTTGTATTTTCAAAGAAAACACTATCATGGAGACAAAAAATAGTATCAGCTGGAAGATTAAAATCTGAATTTGGATGTTCACAATGTTGTGAGAGCCAAAAGCTATCAACATTATAGTATAGAAAGGCACTGTCACAGGAGTTTGTGAAAGACTCATCATTCGCTTGAATTGTAAAGAAAGCTCTAAACAGAGAGTCTTGAGGTATATAGGTGAACTCAAAAACTTGGTATCCTCCAAATGGGACACTATCTCCGTCAAGTAGTACATCAGGAGTGTCACAAATCAAATATTCACCATCAATTCCTGTGGCAAAAATCGTTACGTCAAAAAAGTCTAGAGCGACATCAAAACAATGACGATAAGAAGTGTCAGAGGTGTATGTACCGTTTTGCTTTGCAACGGAATCAATCATCATGGCAAAACTAAATTTTGTTGGGATTCCAATAGTTAATTTCCTGTCAATTGCTATCCAAATTCCCCCTGTTCTTAATGTGCTAATCCATGTAGTTGGATATCTATTAGAGCCTTCCATACCTAAAGCCCCGCTTCCAGAGTATGGTGTAATCCACCCATTGGAGTCTCCATAATTGTTACAGTTTCCATATCGAACAAGTCCTGTGTGATTAAAAACCCAATCTATACTATCTAAACTCCAAGAAGGGGGAGGATTATTGCAGTCTTGAAAAAAATAATCTTCTAGATTTGGATTTAACATGTAATTTGTGTCATATTGAGCCTTCAGATTAAAAGAGATGAGAAGACTTACAGACCAAATAATAAAATGGAGCTTTGATGGTGTCATAAGATTATTATTGTATTAAAAACTAAGTGTTTGCTGTGAATTTACATATATTTCATTTCTTTTGATGACTTTCTTTTGAAATTTTTTATAAGAATTATTTTGATTCACAGATGTAGTCATTAACAAAATAACAATTGCAATGCTTAATAGAGCTAAACTCACCATGGATTCAAGAAGGCTAAATCCTGAAAAAGTGAAGAGGTGTTTCAACTTTTTTAAAAACTTTGATGATCGATCCATTTTACGATTTTTTTAGTGGATTTAAAATTCGGTAATGACGCTCCAAAAATCTCTTTTCTAATCTTTAACCTATTAATTTCAACATTATAAAGAAGATTAGAATGAATTGATGTCGCATTTTTGTAAAAAAGTTTATTAGTCATTACACTTCCCCATACAGTTCCAGATAGATTCATTTGGAGATTTTCATTGAATATTTGTCCTTGATAGAGGAAGTTTTCATGAAACATCACTTCATTTTCAAGTTTGGAAGTATTATTTGAATTCTTAAAGTAAGCAATCCCCTCCATAGTTCCCTGCCCTAAGCTAGAAAAAGGGACTAGAACTTGATTAGAAGAATTGACATAAATCGATGAAGGGTAGGTTAATTGAACCTCTTGCTGAAGAACAATTTGCTCCGCAATAAGATGAATATCTCCTTGAAAACCTGAGCGAATAACGATTTTGGGGGCTTGAATGATCGCTTGATGAATTTTATTTGACTCTTGAAGTACAATCGTTTGTTTAGATCGTAGAACGATATTTCCTTGTAGTCCCCCTCTAAAAATAGAATCTTCATACATTTCTAAGATTAAGGCAGACTGATCAAAACTTTGATAATAATTTGAGTCGAGATGTACTCTTTCTGAAGAAGTCGTACTCAATTTTTGAACACGTTGACGGAGTTTTTTTTTGAAGGCTAAATTTTGAAAAAAGGTATTTTTACGAAAAGGAATATCAAACACATGACCATCAACCAGATCACTCCCTCCAATATTATTAGAGTTAATATACGCTTTTTGCACCCCTGCTTTTGTAAGATAAGCATTAGGAGCGATAGAAGTCTTTCCAGAGACTTTTAAAGGTTCTCCATTTAAAAAATACAAAGCTGGCATTCGACCTTGATTAATTTCATACCCCACTAAAGCTGTGTATTGTTCTTTTAAATCCGCTGAATAGCCTATAACCGTCAGTTTTTCATAAAGCCCCCAATAATCTGAAGAAATATCAAATTTCATATTTGGAAACTCTTTAAAGCTTACAGATTCGCCTGTTTGAAGGTCTAAATTTTGTTTGAGTAAAACAGATTTAGTGGCTTCTCTTAATGATTGCCGCAGTACCAAACGAGAAGTTCTAATTTGATAATGATAATCCATCCAAATAAAAAGCATCCCCAAAATACTCAATATTGCCAAGATATACAGAGCATAAATCATGGAATAAGCTGGAAGTTTATTTGAAAAACATTTCATACTCAAAAAAATATTTAAGGAAAAATCACCTTTACAGAATCTTTTTGGCGAACCAAAAACGAGTCTTTACAGAGATTATAGACCCATAGGGAGCCGATACTATCACGATTTAATAGCGTATAAGTTTCATTTTTAACCTCGATGAGGTACTTTGTTTTTGATTGAGTTTTAATGGTGCCAATAAATTTAATATCTGGAAAAACGATAGCCTTCTTTTGAGGAGTAATCTTTTTTTTCTCTGAGGTATTTTTATTTTGCTTTTGTAAAGATACGTGTGATTCTTCTGAAAGATTTTCTGTACTTAAATCAAAAGGATTTCGATAGTTTAATTGATAGCGATAGTTGCTCCTTTTTTGAGTTTCCATATCAGTAGGATAGGCCGGTAAATCTTTTGAGAACTCTGGTGAAGAGTTTTCACTTAAATCCATAAACCTCCAGATGACCAATGCCCATACTAAGACCGTTAATCCTAAAAAAAAATAGGTTTTATTACTTTGTTTCATACACTATTGAAATTGAATATGAGCTTTATGCGAACCGGATTCAACACTTTTATTTCCCGCTCGATCTTCCGATTGCACTTTCCAATAATAGGTGCCAGCCTGAGGGATTTTAAATTGATAATTACGATCATTAGCCTCATTAATATCTATAGTAATAGTTTGTGATCCACTGAAGGAACTATTTTGAGAAAAAGTTAAATAATCTCGAATGGGCGCTTGAGAACTTGTCGCAATTTCACCATCCCAAGAGAGATTAAGTAAGGAATCACCGCCAATATTTAAAACATTGATGGTTGTATCTAATGGAATCATATTAGAAGGGGTTGTGGGAACAGTACGATCCACCCAAAGGTTCCTTGTAGGTTCAATAGAAAAAGTTTCACTATTGGCATTAAAAGCTTTTAAAGACCAAGAATAAGCCCCTTCAGGTAGCGTATCAATCACCAAAGAAGTCTGTAAAAGGCTATCATAATTTTGGGTACTTCCGTTTTCCTGCTTTATAGAAAAATAATAGGCAGAAGCATTGTATAAAGCTTCCCAAGAGAAATCTATTGAATTTAATTTAGTGTACGTATCTTTGCTTGGACTAAGGAGAATAGGAGTAATTGCTCTTAAATCAATCGTCGAGTCAATTCTAATAATTCCAGTGATTGCATCGGTCTTGGTAAGTTCATTTTGGGCGTAAATACGCCACTGATACTCCCCTGGTAGTAAGGAAACTGTAAAAGAAGAACCTACGAGATTGGTATCGTAAACTAACTTTTTTGTTTGATTAAAATTAGGACTCACAAGTCTTAAATGATAAGAAGAAGCTTCCTCTAATTCATCCCAAGCAAAATTCACCGTATTTTCACTAGTCACTAAGTTTTGGGAAGGAGCGATAAGCTTAAAGTGGTCATCACTTAAATCTCCCTCAAAGATTTCACTACAAGAAAGCAATGAAAAAATAGAAGCAATTGCTAAAAAGAAATAAGCCTTAGAAAAATAAAAAAATCGTTTCATGATTTGGATTTTAGTTGATGAATATAAATATTGAGCTCTAGGAATTTGGTTTTTTCCATATTCTGTTTAGTTTGGACGATAAATTCAGTAGACAAAACCTCTCCTAGATCAGATCTTTTTTCAATTCTTCTAAGAGATTTTACTAGGTTTTTATAATCACCAATAAGTTTAATGTGATAACTAAAGGAAGTGTAGTTTTGAAATTCTTTGGTTAAAAAAGGTTCAAAAAAACTAATTTCAGTACCTTCCTCTCTCGAAATAATGGTTAATCCTTCCAATAAATTGCGATTAAAAGACTCAATGGATTTACTTGATTCATTTTCGGAAATATTACTGAGTGTTTTTTCAATAAAAACAATTCGGCGTTCAGTATAGGGCTGTTGTTTAAGTTGATTTTGTAATTGATTGATTTCACTTTTATAAAACAAGGTTTTCTTAAAGCCAAAGAGGTAAGCTAAGAAAAAAAGAATCCCTAATCCAAGAAATAAAAACGATATTTTTCGATGATGTCCCATAGATTAGTTTCTAGTAAAAATAATTAAATGAAAACGAGTCTTTTGGTGGGCTTCTACTAAACGGTAATTTTCCGTTTCAATTTTTTCAACCCAAGAAATTTTCTTGATTGCTCCAATCCATTGTTGGTAATAAAAATGAGAATGATGTTGTCCGCTAATTTCAATTTTTTGCGGTGTGATTTGGTACTCAAGACCATCGTCCTTTAAGGGGAAAACCGTAAAACTTTTTAAGGTAATTTTCTTAGGAATCAAAGCACTGATTTGATCTGTGTATTGACTATGTAATCCTCTGTTTTTTAGCTGGGCGATTAAGGTTTTATTCTCTTGAAATTTTTTCTCTAAAGATTCTAATTGCTTTTGTTTAAAGCTCAACTGTGTTTTTTTTCCTTCTAAAGCTTGATATTGTTTAAAATAATAATCGAAGAATAGTGTATTTATTAGTAAGCCAATCAGTAGAACTATTAAAGAGCTAACCCCTATTTTTTTTATAACTGAAGAGACCAATTGATCATCAGAAAACTTTTGAGTAATGTCTTGTGGAAATAATCGAATAATATTGGAGTAATGATACCATTGACCAAGCAATGAACAATAAGCCCAAGCAGCATCGTTTTCAATAGTAGGAGGTAAGGAAAGAAATTCATGATCTTCTTTTGATGATTTTTCTTGAATGAGTATCTGATCATCTTTCCATTCTATTGTCTGATTAGCAAAATAAAAAGTACCCGGAGGATATTGCATTCCTTGTAGATAATTATAGAGCCCACCATTTCCAATATGTAAAAAGCTCGCATTAAGAGCGAATTCATCTAGAAAATCCAAAAGAGGATTTAGAATTTCCTTAGAAATAAATGCAATAGATATATCAGAAGCCGTTCGGGTTGCCTCAAAACAGAATTGATTTTGGTTTCCATAAAAAAAGTCATCTTCGATCCATTTTTCTAATGAAGCAAGACTAAAATCCTTTGAGATTTCATGCTGGAGATCACAAGAAAGTGTTCCAACTTCTTTTCCATGAACTAAAATTCCAAGGTAGGAAGGGGCTGATAATTGATTTTTAAGAGAATCAAAACTAGAATATTCACCAGTTTTCTTTAGTTTAAAAACTTTTTTTAAAGCATGGAATTCAAAACTGTGTAAAATGAGCTTGAGTCCTTTATCTGAAGGAATATATTCCAACACCCATCCTTTTGAGGGAAATAATCGCTGATGTCTATATATTTTTTCTTGCCAAGCCATTAAAGAATGATTGTTGGTTTAATAAAGACCAAAAGTTTAGACTTTCTTTTACTCTTATTTCTAGAACCAAAAATCCATTTAAGTATAGGAATTCTAGAGAGTAAAGGAAGTCCACTAGATGATTCATTTTTAGAAATTTCTTCAAGCCCCCCAAGAAGAATCATATCGTTGTCACGAACTCGAATACTTGAGTTTAGTGAACGGTTTGTTGTACCAGGAGGAGCC belongs to Flavobacteriales bacterium and includes:
- a CDS encoding gliding motility-associated C-terminal domain-containing protein: MTPSKLHFIIWSVSLLISFNLKAQYDTNYMLNPNLEDYFFQDCNNPPPSWSLDSIDWVFNHTGLVRYGNCNNYGDSNGWITPYSGSGALGMEGSNRYPTTWISTLRTGGIWIAIDRKLTIGIPTKFSFAMMIDSVAKQNGTYTSDTSYRHCFDVALDFFDVTIFATGIDGEYLICDTPDVLLDGDSVPFGGYQVFEFTYIPQDSLFRAFFTIQANDESFTNSCDSAFLYYNVDSFWLSQHCEHPNSDFNLPADTIFCLHDSVFFENTTPNYPTDFIWKINGTPVSTNKHLTHAFDTPGIYDVFMSSTNPCESDTIIKTIVVENFQSPLGFINGQYLCPDDTLSFTPYNTSGGNLSYQWSNGDTSNTTSYSEFGTEYLIISNHCGKDSIPFELMVPLYIQEYELGNDTILCHGDQLFLSTGHQGTFPHLWNDGHTGVSRYVDSPGVYIVEVIQYYCITYDTINVGFYPKPFYQLDASSSDTIICEGEQISFKMPFQDSVVYQWNDGTIGYSNSFNQEGLIILNTTRNNCTFSDSIYLQVNPLATVELGEDTNLCQGDTLFLNVSLKHASYLWNDGSTDSVLVVTESGKYFVQVSTEPCGIAYDTIDVTFHPVPFFEFEESIIEICPQETLEIGIPTSDLYQFQWNTGENQSEISISKSGTYILTVSNDFCSYSDSIVISQSNSLIFPFPKDSIKVCNGEVFILNLVNYNFSFTDSFQWDDGSKDSFLLIEEPQWKSIEIWNSCERIKDSVYFNFRSCDLSAQIPNVFTPNDDLKNDLFFIDFENPDIQIIKSSFYNRWGSLIYETNDQKALWDGRDFSGSLMNDGSYYFIIEYINQIE